A region of the Ranitomeya imitator isolate aRanImi1 chromosome 5, aRanImi1.pri, whole genome shotgun sequence genome:
ccaagtgcttcacagaagtttataatgcagagccataaaaataaaacaaaatttttttcccacaaaaattattttttagcccccagttttgtattttccctagggtaacaggagaaattggaccccaaaagttgttgtgcaatttgtcctgagtacgctgataccccatatgtgggggggaaccaccgtttgggcgcatgggagggttcggaagggaaggagcgccatttggaatgcagacttagatggaatggtctgcaggcgtcacattgcgtttgcagagcccctaatgtacctaaacagtagaaaccccccacaagtgacaccattttggaaagtagaccccctaaggaactcatcttgatgtgatgtgagagctttgaacccccaagtatttcactacagtttataacgcagagccatgcaaataaaaaatatttttttttccacaaaaattattttttagcccccagttttgtattttcccaagggtaacaggagaaattggtccacaaacgttgttgtccaatttgtcctgagtacgctgataccccatatgttggggtaaacccctgtttgggcacacaggagagctcggaagggaaggagcactgttttactttttcaacgcagaattggctggaattgagatcggacgccatgtcgtgtttggagagcccctgatgtgccgaaacagtggaaaccccccaattataactgaaaccctaatctaaacacacctctaaccctaattccaacggtaaccctaaccacacctctaaccctgacacacccctaaccctaatcccaaccctattcccaactgtaaatgtaatctaaaccctaaccctaactttagccccaaccctaactgtagccccaaccctaaccctaaccctagccctaaccctagccctagccctaaccctaaccctagccctaaccctagccctaaccctagccctaaccctaaccctagccctagccctagccctaaccctagccctaaccctagccctagccctaaccctagccctaaccctagccctaatgggaaaatggaaataaatacatttttttttatttttccctaactaagggggtgatgaaggggggtttgatttacttttatagcgagttttttagcggatttttatgattggcagccgtcacacactgaaagacgctttttattgcaaaaaatattttttgcaataccacattttgagagctataatttttccatattttggtccacagagtcatgtgaggtcttgttttttgcgggacaagttgacgtttttattgaaaacatttttgggcacgtgacatttttttatcgctttttattccgatttttgtgaggaagaatgaccaaaagccagctattcatgaatttctattgggggaggcgtttataccgttccgcgtttggtaaaattgataaatcagttttattcttcgggtcagtacgattacagcgatacctcatttatatcatttttttatggtttggtgcttttatacgataaaaactattttacagaaaaaataattatttttgcatcgctttattctcaggactataacttttttatttttttgctgatgatgctgtatggcggctctttttttgcgggacaatatgacgctttcagcggtaccatggttatttatatctgtccttttgatcgcgtgttattccactttttgttcggcggtatgataataaagcgttgttttttgcctcgtttttttttttttttcttacggtgtttactgaaggggttaactagtaggacagttttataggtcgggtcgttacggacgcggcgatactaaatatgtgtacttttattgttttttttttttatttagatgaagaaatgtatttatgggaataatatttatttttttttttcattattttggaatatttttttttattttttttacacatttggaaaattttttttttacttttttactttgtcccaggggggggacatcacagatcagtgatctgacagtttgcacagcactctgtcagatcactgatatgacatgcagcgctgcagccttcacagtgcctgctctgagcaggctctgtgaagccacctccctccctgcaggacccggatccgcggccatcttggatccggggctcgagcagggagggaggtgaggagaccctcgcagcaacgcgatcacatcgcgttgctgcggggggctcagggaagcccgcagggagccccctccctgcgcggtgcttccctgcaccgccggcacatcgcgatcatctttgatcgcggtgtgccaggggttaatgtgccgggggcggtccgtgaccgctcctggcacatagtgccggatgtcagctgcgataagctatGGCTtatggctatgacgtactatcccgtccagggtcagataagcccagggcacctcgacgggatagtacgtctaaggtcacagaggggttaaagtagacatgtgggaaatgttacttattaactattttgtgtcatgtaactctctgttttaagggcataaaaattcacagtttgaaaattgcaacattttcaaaattttcgccaaatttgaagtacaatatgtcatggaaaaaaacaatctcagaatcgccaagatccgttgaggcgttccagagttattacctcataaagggacagtggtctgaattgtaaaaattggcccggtcattaacatgcaaaccacccttggggggtaaaggggttagagTGAATCTGATACACGTTTTTGTTATGTAAttgacagcatgatgtaggggcagagaccctgaatccagcaaTCCATAAGTAACCTTGCtgggtgctgcagttttgataaaaatcacagtTCTCTGCTGCAAATCTAGCATTACTCAGAttgcggagctctgtataaccccgcccacactacggattggcagctttctgtgtatcaaTGAtgaaaagctgccaatcactggtggggcggggttatacagagctcatgaatatggaggactacatggcagcaggtttactagtcctatgGTGATAAAATCATCGTTGCATCACCAGGACGTTAAAAACTACAAGCAgccaagtgatacattgctggaatcagggtctcagtctctacattatgctgttctcagactaCAAAGCAAAAACCTGGTCCATTTAATGTCTGTGGCCACTTAAAAGTAGATAGAAAAAAGTAAGACAGGACAAACATGTTGCCCACAGTCCTTACCTCACTTGGCTGAGGCAGAATAGCGACAGTCATAGTGCTGGTATGAATTCTTCCTTGCTTCTCCGTCTTGGGTACTCTCTGAACCCGATGCACGCCACCCTCGTATTTCAGGTGTCTATAGGCATCAGAACCAGCCACACTTGCTGTTGCGTGCCGCACACCACCTGCAACACACGCAATAGTCATTGGTAGAACCATAGTATATGACGACCCGCCCTGTGGTGACGTTGGCATCAAGAACAATTCACCTAAATCACTGCGAAAATACTCCAATATGTCAAAGCTCCAGTGTTTATAGGCGGCAAAACGCTGATACATATCAAATATCTCAGCGGAGAAGAGCATTGCCTCCTGTCCCCCGACACCAGCCGTCACCTCCAATATAAGGTTACAGTCGTCAGCTTCTTCTTTGGAAATTAACAGCCCAGCCATCTGTACAACAGAAAGGGTAATGTAAGTCGCAGGACGGGATGGTCCAGATGGGACAACAGATGCACAGCACTGCCTTACACACAAATTAAAGGGGTTGGACGGGACTTTCCTTAGGtcctcaatgtctgatcggtgaggaAGAGACAGCTagtattttttactttcacaaagataacaggagaaattggaccataaaagctgttgcgcaatttgtcttgagtacgccgataccccgtatgtggggggaaaactactgtttgggcacatgcagagcttggaaggggaggagcgctgttttggaaagcagactttgacagaatggtaagcatgttgcgtttgcagagcctctgatgtgcctgaacagtagaaacccctcacaagtgacaccattttggaaactagacccccccaaggagctaatccagatgtgtggggagcactatgaacccccaagtgcttcacagaggtttataacgcagCGCCGTGAAAACaagtatttttttcccacaaaaattattttttagccagcaattatttattttcctaagggtaacaggagaaattggtccccaaaagttgttgttcaatttgtcctgagaacgctgatgccccaaatgttggggtaaaccactggttaggGGCACAGCAGAGCTcaaaagagagggagcaccatttgactttttgaacgcaaaattggctggaatcaatggtggcgccatgttgtgtctgGAGACCCCCTtaagtacctaaacagtgaaaatcccccaattctaattccaaccctaaatccaacacacccctaaccataatcccaactctaaccataaccctaatcacaaccctaacctcaacacacccctaaccctaatcttaaccctaaccctattcccaagacaccgctaaccctaatcccaagcctaactctaatcctcaccctaaccctaattttagccccaaccctaacttttgtCCAACTCACTTTAGCGCAactataaccctaatgggaaaatggaaataaatatattttattttattatttttccctaactaagggggtgataaaggaggggttcatttactagaccctatcacagtgaccaaaatgaaccaataggaaaaatcttcctactgTTGCCGGGTGCCGAACGGCACATCTCGGCGGGCgccttgcgcccgccatttttttaccGGAAGATGCCAGCGGCTGTGGGGGGGGTGGttgagaagcaggaggacccagggacactggttagtatcggggggtggggggggattggggaccctatttatctgtcctctggtgtgcgatcatatcagaggacagagagatTAAATGGCAAATAGCGCttttttgcggtcgctgttatacagttaataacagcgatcgcaacctgggggtcggtaaaaaactaccagaatcatgttctctggggtctcggctatccacAGAAGCTGAGACCCCGAGAAAATCCGACTctagggggcgctatacactttttccactgtggtttaagtacccttaactaccgccattaAAAGGCCTATCGGCGGACTTTAAGGGGTTAATAAGTCAAACTTTTCTGGATGCAACGATaccatatgtattttttttatctttattttggaTGAAGTAAAGGGTTTGTGATATGaacctgttttttctttttttacccttATTTAATAGTTTTCTTTTCATTCTATTTTTTAACCCCCTAAACCAGCATTCGTCTTATAGCTTGTTCTCTATCCAGCAATATCACAGTATTGATACATATATTAATATTCAGTGTCTCCTCTGCCACAGATGCTCCGTTCACTGCAGGCCTGTCATGGTCCGTTAGACTCCTTCCCAGTAGTCGATGATCACCAGGACTGAAGCAGAAGACATCGCTAGTGCTTCCTATACTGTATCCACAGCACTTCTTTACCAACGATTGTACCAAACCTTCAGTATGAGACGTCTGCCCGTCTGCTCCCCACTCCTAAGGACGTACTAAAACATCCTTGCAGAGTCATGTGCCAACAGcctcaatttaaagggaacctgtcaccagttttggcccatacgagttatggccactgcctttcagggcttatccacagcattctgtaatactatagataagcccccgatccaacctgcaagagaagaaaaataagttttattatactcactcgggaggtggtccagtctgatgggtgtcgcaggtccaggtccggcgccttccatcttcttgcgatgccgccctcctgcttgcttcatggctctccagaatcacgctcctgcgcaggcgtacccaTCTGCCctactgagggcagagcaaagtactgcagtgcgcaggcgctgggcctctgacttTTCCCtgcgccagcgcactgcagtactacacCAAGatcagcgacacccctcggaccggaccgatcctcaggtgagtataataaaagttatttttcttctcttgcaggtaggatcgggggcttatatacagcattaaagaatgccgtggataacttatatcagccaaacctggtgacaggttccctttaagacgtcGGCAGTGGGCAGGATGGTGAGCCTCTTGTATTAGTTGGGCGGGATGACGAGCCTCTTGTATTAGTTGGGCGGGATGACGAGCCTCTTGTATTAGTTGGGCGGGATGACGAGCCTCTTGTATTAGTTGGGCGGGATGACGAGCCTCTTGTATTAGTTGGGCGGGATGACGAGCCTCTTGTATTAGTTGGGCGGGATGACGAGCCTCTTGTATTAGTTGGGCGGGATGACGAGCCTCTTGTATTAGTTGGGCGGGATGACGAGCCTCTTGTATTAGTTGGGCGGGATGACGAGCCTTTTGTATTAGTTGGGCGGGATGACGAGCCTTTTGTATTAGTTGGGCGGGATGACGAGCCTTTTGTATTAGTTGGGCGGGATGACGAGCCTTTTGTATTAGTTGGGCGGGATGACGAGCCTTTTGTATTAGTTGGGCGGGATGACGAGCCTTTTGTATTAGTTGGGCGGGATGACGAGCCTTTTGTATTAGTTGGGCGGGATGACGAGCCTTTTGTATTAGTTGGGCGGGATGACGAGCCTTTTGTATTAGTTGGGCGGGATGACGAGCCTTTTGTATTAGTTGGGCGGGATGACGAGCCTTTTGTATTAGTTGGGCGGGATGACGAGCCTTTTGTATTAGTTGGGCGGGATGACGAGCTTTTTGTATTAGTTTTCTCATCCACTGTGTAAAACCTTTCCGACTGCAGTGTAAAGAAATAAAACCGTACCTTGTATTTTAGGTCGGTTATCTCCGCCTCGCAGGAAGCCATGTCTGTTGTTGCCAGAGATTTTAAATCTTCATTTTCCTCTATAAAGTGAAACACAGGAACAATAAAAAAcagatatattaaccccttcccgacccccgccgtactattactgcagaggtcaggtcccctgctttgatgtgggctccggcgctgagcccaccacaaagccgggacatgtcagcagttttgaacagctgacgtgtacctgcaatagcggcgggtgaaatcgcgattcacccaccactattaaccagttgaatgccgctgtcaaacgctgacagcgacatTAAACCGGTGCTTCCGGCCGTGCAGCCGGAAATtatcgcatcgctgaccccgtcacatgattgggggtcggcgatgcgtcaggatggtaaccatagaggtccttgagacctctctggttactgatgccggcctgctgtgagcgccaccctgcaattcagctacatagcagcgatctaattatcgctgctatgtagctgagctgatccagttgtgccagcttctagcctcccatggaggctattgaagcatggcaaaagttaaaaaaaatgtttgaaaaaaatatgaaaaaaataaaaaaaaaatatataaaagtttaaatcacccccttttcgccccattgaaaataaaacaataaaaaaaaaaattcaaacctacacatatttggtatcgccgcattcagaatcccccgatctatcaataaaaaaggattaacctgatcgctaaacggcgtagcgagaaaaaattctaaacaccagaattatgtttttttggtcgctgcaacattgcattaaaatgtaataacgggcgatcaaaagaatgtatctgcaccaaaatggtatcattaaaaacgccagcttggcacgcaaaaaataagccctctcctgaccccatatcatgaaaaatggagatgctatgggtattggaaaattgcgcaattttttttttttcagcaaagtttggatttttttttttaccacttagataaaatgtgacctagacatgtttggtgtctatgaacttgtaatgacctgaaggCAGGTCAtttctagcatttagtgaacctagcaaaaaagtgaaacaaaaaacaagtgtgggattgcacttttttgcaatttcaccgcacttggaattttttcccgctttctagtacacgagatgctaaaaccaatgatgttgttgaaatgtgcagcttgtcccgcaaaaaacaagctctcacatggccatattgacggaaaaattaaaaagttatgtctctggaaaggaggggagcgaaaagcaaGAACGCAGAAACGGAAaatggcaaggtcgtgaaggggttaatctgcccCGTTGGGCCTTTAGGCCACACCATAGTTttcatttgttttttggggatgagTTGTATTTCTTAGTGCCATCATTTTGGGGGTTCATAGCACTTATTAACTGTTTATGGACTGTCCATAGACAAATGTCTGGGCAGCCCTGCTCCTACTCTTTCAAGAACATGGCGGCACGTCATCGTGTACCATCCCTAACgaggagctgctgtcagtcagtgtcgggggcGCAGTCACAGTACAGCATACACGGAGCGGTGACATTATGGCAATGGAGATCTACAAGAGCAGGTTTATTTCGTGACAAGCCGACAATCGCTCTTTATTGAAGTGTTATGATGactggaaaatttaaaaaaaaacaaaaaaaaaaaacacagttttgGCGCTTCTATTGTTTTTCGATCGGGATAATTAGTGTTATATTACGAAAGATGGGACTGTTATGGCCGCCGTGATGCGACATAAGGGTATTTTTATTATGTGTAATAGGTGAACAGTAGGTTTTAATAATAacacatttttttactttattttttaatcTGACCAAACAACTGGAACCTGAGATTGTCTGGTcacttattagagatgagcgaatacaaAGAAAAATTCTACTtgcttttgttttttaaattcgtaTTTGCAGACGGGATGCAGATGGGGCAGAGCGGATGCAGACGGAGGGCAGAGCGGACGCAGACGGGGGGCAGAGCGGACGCAGACGGGGGGGCAGAGCGAACGCAGACGGAGGGCAGAGGGGACGCAGACAGGGGGGCAGAGCGGATGCAGACGGGGGGCAGAGAGGACAGAGCGGACGCAGACGGAGGGCAGAGGGGACGCAGATGGGGGGCAGAGGGGACGcagaaggggggcagaggggacgcagaaggggggcagaggggacgCAGAAGGGGGGGCAGAGGGGACGCAGAAGGGGGGGCAGAGGGGACGCAGAGCGGATGCAGACGGGGGGGCAGAGCGGACGCAGATGGGGGGGCAGAGGGGACGCAGACAGGGGGGCAGAGCGGATGCAGACGGGGGGCAGAGCGGACGCAGAAGGGGGGGCAGAGCGGATGCAGACGGAGGGCAGAGGGGATGCAGACAGGGCACAGAGGGGACGCAGACGGGGGGCAGAGCGGACGCAGATGGGGGGCAGAGCGGATGCAGAcggggggggcagaggggacgCAGTCAGGGGGCAGAGGGGACGCAGACAGGGGGCAGAGGGGACGCAGACAGGGGGCAGAGGGGACGCGGGGGGGCGGAGAGATGttttttacatattatgtttaTTCTGAACATACATATAAGGGACGATGAGTTCACAGAGAAGATCTGAACTACAAATCCGATTTCCCAGGATAATAAGATGGGCGAACTGATGATTCTGCCTGATCCGCTCATCGCTACTTATACTAGGGATTGTAGTAGCACCTCATTATAGGGCAGATCATGGTCTACCAGCGCCAGGCACAGGGTGGTCTTCACAGTAGCAGCATCTTGGCAGGCACGGGGTCTACACACAGCCATGGGGGTCTCACTGCCCTCCTACCCACCTGCCAGGTGCTGCAGCTCCTCCAGTTCCTTCTCTTTGCCCCTCAGTTCCCGTAGAACCGGGAGCAGCCGCTTCACCACCGCCACATCGTCCCCTCCATCCACTGCCCCCCACTCTTCCAGACGCCCGAGATAACCTGTCCACGCATCGCTCCTGATCAGCTCTTCTAGGAGTGGAGTGCGGCCATTATCGGAGACCGGGCGGCTCCCCAGGATTCTCTGCCCCAGCACGCAGCTCTTAATTACTACATTATTGCAATTTCCCCAAAGGTTTCTTCGGACTCCGCACAGAACACACCGGGAGAGGCCGAGAAGCATGACTTGCTGCACTTTCACCTCTAACCTTTTACCCGCACGTCAATGACGCGTCGCCATCTTGTGACTGGCATCTCGGAGTATTGAGCGTCCACTGGCGCCATCTAGTGACAAAGTTTGAGTCATGTATGATTTATCTGCTAGAATGGCGGCGTACTCTCCGTATACATGGCGGTTTTCGGGGCCCCTCTCCTCAGGCCACCGGCTGGCAGCTTCTTGTTTCTAGGCTATTATTATGACATAGGAAATTATTGAGAAAATGTACCGAAGCTGTCACGTAACCTTGgctgaggtaacatagtaacatagtaaggccgaaaaaagacatctgtccatccagttcagcctatattccatcataataaatccccagatctacgtccttctacagaacctaataattgtatgatacaatattgttctgctccaggaagacatccaggcctctcttgaatccctcgttAAACGAACGGTAACGTTCTGTATGTGGGAACATTTAGCTCCTGTTCATTTCTACTTGGCACCAGGCGACAATGCAAAGGTGTCAGTGACCGCGACATGCCCCGATGATCTGCCTCTTCTCTCAAAACTGACTGCCCTTATTATACCTTATTCACCTGCCCCCCAATATACCGTGCCGTTCACCTACCCCAATATACCGTGCCGTTCACCTACCCCAATATACCGTGCCGTTCACCTACCCCAATATACCGTGCCGTTCACATGCCCCCAATATACTGTGCCATTCACCTGCCCTAATATACTGTGCCATTCACATGCTCCCCAATATACCGTGCCGTTCACCTACCCCAATATACCGTGCCGTTCACCTACCCCAATATACCGTGCCGTTCACCTACCCCAATATACCGTGCCGTTCACCTACCCCAATATACCGTGCCGTTCACCTACCCCAATATACCGTGCCGTTCACATGCCCCCAATATACTGTGCCATTCACCTGCCCTAATATACTGTGCCATTCACATGCTCCCCAATATACTGTGCAATTCACCTGCCCCCAATATACCGTGCCGTTCACCTACCCCAATATACTGTGCCATTCACCTGCCCCCAATATACTGTGCCAGTCACCTGCCCTAATATACTGTGCCGTTCACATGCCCCCAATATACTGTGCAATTCACCTGCCCCAATATACTGTGCCATTCACCTGCCCCCAATATACTGTGCCAGTCACCTGCCCTAATATACTGTGCCGTTCACATGCCCCCAATATACTGTGCAATTCACCTGCCCCAATATACCGTGCCATTCACCTGCCCCCAATATACTGTGCCAGTCACCTGCCCTAATATACTGTGCCGTTCACATGCCCCCAATATACTGTGCAATTCACCTGCCCCAATATACCGTGCCATTCACCTGCCCCCAATATACTGTGCAATTCACCTGCCCCCAATATACCGTACCGTTTACATGCCCCCAATATACTGTGCCAGTCACCTGCCCCCAATATACTGTGCCATTCACCTGCCCCCAATATACTGTGCCTTTCACCTGCCCTAATATACTCTGCCATTCACATGCCCCCCAATATACTGTGCCATTCACCTGCCCCCAATATACTGTACCATTCACCTTTCCCCCAATATACCGTGCCATTCACATGCCCCCCAATATACTGTACCATTCACATGCCATCCAATATACCGTGTCATTCAAATGCCCCCCAATGTACTGTACAATTCACATGCCCCAATATACTGTGCCTTTCACCTGCACCCAATATACCGTGCCATTCACCTGCCCCCCAATATACTGTACCATTCATATGCCATCCAATATACCGTGTCATTCACATGCCCCCCAATATACCGTACCATTCACATGCCCCCCAATACACCGTGCCATTCATATGCCCCCAATATACTGTACCATTCACATGCCCCCCAATATACCGTGCCTTTCACATGCCCCCCAATATACTGTACCATTCACATGCCCCCCAATATACCATGCCATTCACATGCCCCCCAATATACTGTACCATTCACATGCCCCCCAATATACCGTGCCATTCACATGCCATCCAATATACTGTACCATTCACATGCCCCCCAACATACCATGCCATTCACATGCCATCCAATATACTGTGCCTTTCACATGCCCCCCAATATACCGTGCCATTCATATGCCCCCCAATATACCGTACCATTCACATGCCATCCAATATACTGTACCATTCACATGCCCCCCAATATACTGTATGATTCACATGACATCCAATATACTGTACCATTCACATGCCATCCAATATACTGTACCATTCACATGCCCCCCAATATACTGTATGATTCACATGCCATCCAATATACTGTACCATTCACATGCCATCCAATATACCGTACCATTCACATGCCCCCCAATATACCGTGCCATTCACATGCCCCCCCAATATACTGTACCATTCACATGCCCCCCCAATATACCGTGCCTTTCACATGCCATCCAATGTACTGTACGATTCACATGCCATCCAATATACTGTACCTTTCACATGCCCCCCAATATACCGTGCCATTCACATACCATCCAATATACTGTACCTTTCACATGCCATCCAATATACCGTGCCATTCACATGCCCCCCCAATATACCGTACCATTCACCTACCATCCAATATACTGTACCTTTCACATGCCATCCAATATACTGTATGATTCACATGCCATCCAATATACTGTACCATTCACATGCCATCCAATATACCGTACCATTCACCTACCATCCAATATACTGTACCATTCACATGCCATCCAATATACTGTATGATTCACATGCCATCCAATATACTGTACCATTCACATGCCATCCAATATACCATGCCATTCACATGCCATCCAATATACTGTACCATTCACATGCCATCCAATATACTGTACCTTTCACATGCCATCCAATATACTGTACCATTCACATGCCCCCCAATATACCATGCCATTCACATGCCATCCAATATACTGTACCATTCACATACCATCCAATATACTGTACCTTTCACATGC
Encoded here:
- the MTRF1L gene encoding peptide chain release factor 1-like, mitochondrial codes for the protein MLLGLSRCVLCGVRRNLWGNCNNVVIKSCVLGQRILGSRPVSDNGRTPLLEELIRSDAWTGYLGRLEEWGAVDGGDDVAVVKRLLPVLRELRGKEKELEELQHLAEENEDLKSLATTDMASCEAEITDLKYKMAGLLISKEEADDCNLILEVTAGVGGQEAMLFSAEIFDMYQRFAAYKHWSFDILEYFRSDLGGVRHATASVAGSDAYRHLKYEGGVHRVQRVPKTEKQGRIHTSTMTVAILPQPSEIHLVINPKDLRIETKRASGAGGQHVNTTDSAVRIVHTPTGIVSECQQERSQIKNKETAMKVLRAKLYNMKLEEQVNKRQNARKIQVGTKGRSEKIRTYNFPQDRVTDHRIGMSVHNIDGFLFGDELLDEMIQALSEFSDYETLMEMIEQANTCK